A single window of Candidatus Aenigmatarchaeota archaeon DNA harbors:
- a CDS encoding CARDB domain-containing protein, with the protein MRKFMVLLISIILLQAAFGEDVALIVKDKTNLNYVHEYKIYRTLTNMGFNVKLIDGTESTDYSRYGLIVIAGRPSNVYPSEYLDSFVAGIPVNDHPAIVIDSTYPDDFGWIEPGAVSTIFSNKPRNIVATNHPIFSGFREGQLIQTHIVGGQTLLDLEITRSRLQPVGVLENSYGTSIISVAEPGRELFSGKRANARVVFFGVTNPIYWTDDTVDLFENAVWWVLADTDGDGIFDYNDNCKHIANPDQSDSDGDGIGDACDICPTESSIGYDRNMDGCIDDTDGDGIKDNVDNCPTRYNPDQLDSNGDGIGDACNILPGVSVYRDVDGDGVMEEAKNQDNIMENGYERYHDPNSNTNAYPIDGDGDGFIDFLIDVDIDGYEKYWDPDDGILTSTMRDGNTYYLDTNGDGNRDAMWMKDVGLVYKIFENDVDGDYNLEMARDTNMDGSFDEYFDPDGSTRLFSVVDGDLDGKKDFIIGSSRPNKYWDPDNNLVSEITEGDVNNDLVTELLVDVNFDGKVDRVYVEGNLVKLPDLEIQSVSVNPTSIKEGESVTVSGIIKNIGEYPANNFTVAFMSGYNILSLGPGESKTVTFTWTNVPSGTHIVSIVVDPDNKIVELNEENNQVSSRLEATTRTVERWGGRSSTTKEYRTAELTGFPKQVIVKQGETKEVSGKFFSNMSTLVQNLTITIEGTGFDSSWVKINPEKIETVKTNETKTITLIFKIPEDAKIYTYPLTLKAISNKNGVTKVYETKVNLLIEEKVVPTTTTTTLPEVEEEQKSPLSGFFAFVSANKVSIIIGILLAGLIIALIVFRDKIPRIEFKFKNTKQKYSFGRGWKG; encoded by the coding sequence ATGAGAAAGTTTATGGTATTATTAATATCAATAATCCTCCTTCAGGCAGCATTTGGAGAGGATGTTGCCCTTATAGTAAAGGATAAAACAAACCTAAATTATGTTCATGAATACAAGATATACAGGACTCTAACAAACATGGGATTCAATGTCAAACTTATAGATGGAACTGAGAGCACGGATTATTCAAGGTATGGATTGATAGTAATTGCAGGAAGACCATCAAATGTCTACCCCTCAGAATATTTGGATTCATTTGTTGCAGGTATACCTGTCAATGACCATCCAGCAATAGTCATAGACTCAACCTATCCTGATGACTTTGGTTGGATAGAGCCTGGGGCTGTTAGTACAATATTTTCAAACAAACCAAGAAACATAGTCGCCACAAACCATCCCATATTCTCTGGTTTTAGAGAAGGTCAGCTTATTCAGACACATATTGTAGGTGGTCAAACATTGTTGGATCTTGAAATAACAAGGTCAAGATTACAACCGGTCGGTGTACTTGAAAATTCTTACGGTACATCAATAATATCTGTTGCTGAGCCAGGAAGAGAACTATTTTCTGGAAAGAGAGCAAATGCTAGGGTTGTCTTCTTTGGTGTTACCAATCCAATTTATTGGACTGATGATACTGTTGATCTGTTTGAAAATGCGGTTTGGTGGGTATTGGCTGATACTGATGGGGATGGTATCTTTGATTACAATGACAATTGCAAGCACATTGCCAATCCTGATCAATCGGATTCAGATGGTGATGGGATAGGAGACGCATGTGATATCTGTCCAACAGAAAGTTCAATAGGATATGACAGAAACATGGATGGGTGTATAGATGATACTGATGGGGATGGAATAAAGGATAATGTTGATAATTGTCCGACAAGATACAATCCAGATCAACTTGACAGCAATGGTGATGGGATAGGGGATGCATGCAACATACTTCCAGGCGTTTCTGTTTACAGAGATGTTGATGGAGACGGTGTCATGGAAGAGGCAAAAAATCAGGATAATATCATGGAAAATGGATATGAGAGATACCATGATCCCAACTCAAACACAAATGCTTATCCAATAGACGGAGATGGTGATGGGTTCATAGACTTTCTAATAGATGTTGACATAGATGGATATGAAAAATATTGGGACCCTGATGATGGTATATTGACAAGCACCATGAGAGATGGTAATACATATTATTTAGATACTAATGGAGATGGAAATAGAGATGCGATGTGGATGAAGGATGTTGGTCTGGTCTATAAGATATTTGAAAATGATGTTGATGGGGATTATAACCTTGAGATGGCAAGAGACACAAATATGGATGGGTCATTTGACGAATATTTTGACCCTGATGGTTCAACAAGATTATTTTCAGTTGTAGATGGAGATTTGGATGGAAAGAAGGACTTTATCATAGGATCCAGTAGACCAAACAAATACTGGGATCCTGACAATAATTTGGTTTCAGAAATTACCGAAGGTGATGTGAACAACGATTTGGTCACTGAACTATTAGTTGATGTTAATTTTGACGGAAAGGTTGATAGAGTTTATGTTGAAGGAAATCTTGTGAAACTTCCTGACCTTGAGATCCAATCTGTTTCTGTTAATCCAACATCAATAAAAGAAGGAGAAAGTGTTACTGTATCTGGAATAATAAAAAATATCGGTGAGTATCCTGCAAACAACTTCACTGTAGCATTCATGAGTGGCTACAATATTTTAAGTCTTGGTCCTGGTGAATCAAAAACAGTGACATTTACCTGGACAAATGTTCCTTCAGGAACTCACATTGTTTCAATAGTGGTTGATCCTGATAACAAGATAGTTGAATTAAATGAGGAAAACAACCAGGTTTCAAGCAGGCTTGAAGCCACAACTAGAACAGTTGAAAGATGGGGCGGGAGATCATCAACAACAAAGGAATACAGAACGGCAGAGTTGACAGGATTTCCAAAGCAGGTTATTGTAAAACAGGGTGAAACCAAAGAGGTATCTGGTAAATTCTTCAGTAATATGAGCACATTGGTACAGAACCTCACAATAACTATTGAGGGCACAGGTTTTGACAGTTCATGGGTCAAAATAAATCCGGAAAAGATAGAAACAGTTAAAACCAATGAAACAAAAACAATAACACTTATCTTCAAGATACCAGAAGATGCAAAGATATACACATATCCTCTCACCTTGAAAGCAATATCAAATAAGAATGGTGTTACAAAGGTCTATGAGACAAAAGTGAACTTACTAATAGAGGAAAAGGTTGTGCCGACAACTACTACCACAACTTTGCCTGAGGTTGAAGAGGAACAGAAATCACCACTTTCAGGATTCTTTGCGTTTGTTTCTGCAAACAAGGTATCAATTATAATAGGAATACTTTTGGCCGGCCTTATAATAGCTTTGATAGTGTTCAGAGACAAAATACCAAGGATAGAATTTAAGTTCAAGAACACCAAGCAGAAGTATTCTTTTGGTAGAGGATGGAAGGGTTAG